A single region of the Glycine max cultivar Williams 82 chromosome 20, Glycine_max_v4.0, whole genome shotgun sequence genome encodes:
- the LOC100499681 gene encoding uncharacterized protein LOC100499681 precursor, translating into MVLPKFSLCFWLLLSSLVILLINCPVKCDDDEEDNLYQGINKYRASLNLKALTRNDNANCLAEKLANQFKKQPCTNTTGANTVPGTEPQFSNYPDLLSKCDLAISNTRDGNVMPACVPGLVPSLVLANFTKSLYSDSLNDTKYTGIGIGSEDNWIVVVLTTNTPSGTFAPYSSNGVNLISKSGLIYCSVLFLVGYILLL; encoded by the exons ATGGTGCTGCCCAAGTTCTCTCTGTGCTTCTGGCTTCTCCTTTCTTCACTTGTGATTCTCTTAATAAATTGTCCAGTTAAATGTGACGATG ATGAGGAAGACAATCTCTATCAAGGTATCAACAAGTATCGAGCATCGTTAAACTTGAAAGCTCTAACAAGGAATGATAATGCAAATTGCCTTGCCGAAAAACTAGCTAACCAATTCAAGAAACAACCCTGCACAAATACCACAGGTGCTAACACTGTACCTGGCACAGAACCTCAGTTTTCCAACTATCCAGACCTTTTATCCAAGTGTGACTTGGCTATTTCCAACACAAGGGATGGAAATGTAATGCCTGCCTGTGTTCCTGGCCTGGTTCCAAGTCTTGTCCTTGCTAATTTCACCAAATCTCTCTACTCTGATAGTCTCAACGACACAAAGTATAcaggaattggtattggttcagAAGATAACTGGATTGTTGTGGTCTTGACCACTAACACTCCTTCAGGAACCTTTGCTCCCTATAGTTCTAATGGTGTCAATTTGATTTCTAAATCTGGATTGATTTACTGCTCAGTGCTCTTCTTAGTTGGTTACATTTTGCTGTTATGA
- the LOC102660972 gene encoding F-box/LRR-repeat protein At4g14103 isoform X1: MIEEGLSTCKAKFQKLNNKVNVDGHKDWIGNLPNEIIQHILSLLPTKDAVKTSVLSRRWHSQWMFVRNLDFAEFPPNMNQKRKLFMDFVDRVIALRKPLDLNLFALVCEVFTDASRINSWVCAAVKHNVQHLLLVLDQIHLEPLELPHCLFTCDTLRKAFIVADILLNLPSSIHFSNLKLLTLQYVVFPGYESTQRLFSGLPVLEELTLDSCCWLNVEIVTIALPMLKKLDIKENLADQDNCQFFIIAENLNSFYYIGTLRNDYWIYNSVSLDWGLMGLCSTDDIGESSRLREVAQRAGRLLRGISCAKELLLTPYAFEVLTYSEYLCACMPVLYKVTYLGFLSPGTAINFGCRALAKFLEKLPCLELLVFQSGVCLSGNHEEGSWILDPVPSCFSRYLKLIRISQFCGTDGELQVVKSLLKHAEILLQMDIICHHEKFSDGLARERDVLEKLQMLPRASTYCTINIS, from the exons ATGATAGAAGAAGGCTTGTCAACTTGCAAGGCCAAATTTCAGAAGTTGAATAATAAAGTGAATGTGGatggacacaaggattggatagGCAATTTACCTAACGAAATCATTCAACACATTTTAAGTTTACTTCCAACAAAAGATGCTGTTAAAACAAGTGTATTGTCTAGAAGGTGGCATTCCCAATGGATGTTTGTCAGAAATCTTGACTTCGCAGAATTTCCACCGAATATGAACCAGAAGAGGAAACTCTTCATGGATTTTGTGGATAGAGTTATTGCACTCCGTAAACCATTGGATCTCAATCTTTTTGCATTGGTTTGTGAAGTATTTACTGATGCTTCCCGCATCAATTCATGGGTATGTGCTGCAGTAAAGCACAATGTTCAACACTTGCTTCTTGTACTAGATCAGATTCATCTGGAGCCTCTTGAATTGCCTCATTGCCTATTTACATGTGATACACTCAGGAAGGCCTTTATAGTGGCAGACATTTTGCTCAACCTTCCATCTTCCATTCACTTTTCGAATTTGAAGTTGTTGACTCTTCAGTATGTTGTTTTTCCTGGCTATGAGTCCACTCAACGACTATTTTCTGGCTTGCCTGTCCTGGAGGAGCTAACTTTGGATAGCTGCTGCTGGttgaatgttgaaattgttACCATAGCTCTTCCCATGCTTAAGAAATtggatataaaagaaaatttagcaGACCAGGATAATTGTCAGTTCTTTATTATTGCAGAGAACCTCAACTCCTTTTATTACATTGGTACACTCAGAAATGACTATTGGATCTATAACTCTGTATCCCTCGATTGGGGATTAATGGGCTTGTGCAGCACTGATGACATTGGAGAGAGTAGCAGACTAAGAGAAGTTGCTCAAAGAGCTGGTAGGCTTCTTAGAGGGATCTCTTGTGCAAAAGAACTATTGCTAACTCCTTATGCGTTTGAG GTTCTCACATATTCTGAATATTTATGTGCCTGCATGCCTGTATTATACAAAGTGACATATCTTGGATTTCTTTCACCCGGAACGGCGATAAATTTTGGTTGTAGAGCACTAGCAAAGTTCCTTGAGAAATTACCATGTCTTGAATTACTCGTTTTCCAATCT GGCGTCTGTTTGTCTGGGAATCATGAAGAAGGAAGTTGGATACTGGATCCCGTACCTTCTTGTTTCTCAAGATATCTCAAGTTGATTAGGATAAGTCAATTCTGTGGAACAGATGGGGAACTGCAAGTAGTGAAGAGTTTGCTTAAACATGCTGAAATTTTACTACAAATGGATATAATATGTCATCATGAGAAATTTTCTGACGGTTTGGCAAGGGAAAGGGATGTTcttgaaaaattacaaatgcTTCCTAGAGCCTCCACTTACTGCACAATCAATATTTCTTGA
- the LOC102660972 gene encoding putative F-box protein At3g58860 isoform X2, with product MIEEGLSTCKAKFQKLNNKVNVDGHKDWIGNLPNEIIQHILSLLPTKDAVKTSVLSRRWHSQWMFVRNLDFAEFPPNMNQKRKLFMDFVDRVIALRKPLDLNLFALVCEVFTDASRINSWVCAAVKHNVQHLLLVLDQIHLEPLELPHCLFTCDTLRKAFIVADILLNLPSSIHFSNLKLLTLQYVVFPGYESTQRLFSGLPVLEELTLDSCCWLNVEIVTIALPMLKKLDIKENLADQDNCQFFIIAENLNSFYYIGTLRNDYWIYNSVSLDWGLMGLCSTDDIGESSRLREVAQRAGRLLRGISCAKELLLTPYAFEVLTYSEYLCACMPVLYKVTYLGFLSPGTAINFGCRALAKFLEKLPCLELLVFQSVTFL from the exons ATGATAGAAGAAGGCTTGTCAACTTGCAAGGCCAAATTTCAGAAGTTGAATAATAAAGTGAATGTGGatggacacaaggattggatagGCAATTTACCTAACGAAATCATTCAACACATTTTAAGTTTACTTCCAACAAAAGATGCTGTTAAAACAAGTGTATTGTCTAGAAGGTGGCATTCCCAATGGATGTTTGTCAGAAATCTTGACTTCGCAGAATTTCCACCGAATATGAACCAGAAGAGGAAACTCTTCATGGATTTTGTGGATAGAGTTATTGCACTCCGTAAACCATTGGATCTCAATCTTTTTGCATTGGTTTGTGAAGTATTTACTGATGCTTCCCGCATCAATTCATGGGTATGTGCTGCAGTAAAGCACAATGTTCAACACTTGCTTCTTGTACTAGATCAGATTCATCTGGAGCCTCTTGAATTGCCTCATTGCCTATTTACATGTGATACACTCAGGAAGGCCTTTATAGTGGCAGACATTTTGCTCAACCTTCCATCTTCCATTCACTTTTCGAATTTGAAGTTGTTGACTCTTCAGTATGTTGTTTTTCCTGGCTATGAGTCCACTCAACGACTATTTTCTGGCTTGCCTGTCCTGGAGGAGCTAACTTTGGATAGCTGCTGCTGGttgaatgttgaaattgttACCATAGCTCTTCCCATGCTTAAGAAATtggatataaaagaaaatttagcaGACCAGGATAATTGTCAGTTCTTTATTATTGCAGAGAACCTCAACTCCTTTTATTACATTGGTACACTCAGAAATGACTATTGGATCTATAACTCTGTATCCCTCGATTGGGGATTAATGGGCTTGTGCAGCACTGATGACATTGGAGAGAGTAGCAGACTAAGAGAAGTTGCTCAAAGAGCTGGTAGGCTTCTTAGAGGGATCTCTTGTGCAAAAGAACTATTGCTAACTCCTTATGCGTTTGAG GTTCTCACATATTCTGAATATTTATGTGCCTGCATGCCTGTATTATACAAAGTGACATATCTTGGATTTCTTTCACCCGGAACGGCGATAAATTTTGGTTGTAGAGCACTAGCAAAGTTCCTTGAGAAATTACCATGTCTTGAATTACTCGTTTTCCAATCTGTAACTTTCCTGTAA
- the LOC100794796 gene encoding polyadenylation and cleavage factor homolog 4 codes for MFSQNVILPPENPRPTAFASKPMSNEIAKPLPSILVGRFKALLKQRDDELRVAAGDPVPPASTDEIVQIYELLLSELTCNLKPIITDLTIIAEQQREHAKGIADAICARILEVPVDQKLPSLYLLDSIVKNFGQEYIRYFSLRLPEVFCEAYRQIQPTLHSAMRHLFGTWSKVFPPSVLRKIETELQFSQAVNTQSSTLNPVRASESSRPSHAIHVNPKYLRQLERSTVDSASKTHQFLSSSSSLGISSSSPSRIGVDRPLSASMDEYAVDNSAVRLIERNSPHPAVDYGVAKALGRDVDLTEWQQKQYPGDGRNRFPTSVTYSLSNGHQRQSPRALIDAYGSDKSQETSSSKPLLVERLDRNGIDKVLSTSWQNTEEEEFDWENMSPTLTDHSRNNSLLPSTFGFSRERPGVAANATLSEQDTRKGWSSGSQLPPVDDSSAIAEDAFASSTFRRTPPGQVPGSQNQINHSLGSSQPHDAWKISHHPSNIFSNRGRARNLMIPPMDNIRNTDNNPYWVRPSMSRMEARPSVLPAPFEMRPSVNVNVTRPPIINPINPLQKHVRSQFNAINTSNPIANHVNKSSFMPKQSFDSVENKDASISKIHQLPNQLPGVISSNQQNHGQAPQLQFFPSQDPSTSQFCHGSSLQGHGASISTAMSNPLPVIPFPLPFQSIANNPLHLQGGAHPSLPPGRPPAPSQMIPHPNVGAYMSSQQPTVGYTNLISSLMSQGVISLANQLPAQDSVGTEFNPDILKVRHESAVNALYGDLPRQCTTCGLRFKCQEEHSSHMDWHVTKNRMSKTRKQKPSRKWFVSDRMWLSGAEALGTESAPGFLPTETIEERKDDEELAVPAEEDQNTCALCGEPFDEFYSDEMEEWMYRGAVYLNAPTGTTAGMDRTQLGPIIHAKCRSESNMATSEDLGPDEKGADEEGSQRKRMRS; via the exons ATGTTCTCTCAAAACGTGATTCTCCCTCCCGAAAACCCTAGACCCACGGCGTTCGCTTCCAAACCCATGAGCAATGAGATCGCGAAGCCTCTGCCGTCGATTCTCGTTGGCCGCTTCAAGGCTCTACTCAAGCAGCGCGACGACGAACTCCGAGTCGCCGCCGGCGACCCCGTACCGCCGGCGTCCACCGACGAAATCGTCCAGATTTACGAACTCCTCTTGTCGGAACTCACGTGCAATCTGAAACCTATCATCACCGATCTCACAATTATTGCCGAACAGCAGAGGGAGCACGCAAAAGGCATCGCTGACGCAATTTGCGCTCGGATTCTCGAG GTGCCAGTAGATCAAAAGCTTCCTTCACTCTATCTGTTGGACAGTATTGTGAAGAATTTTGGGCAGGAATACATTAGATACTTCTCTTTACGTCTTCCTGAA GTTTTCTGTGAGGCGTACAGGCAGATTCAGCCTACTTTGCATTCTGCTATGCGCCATCTTTTTGGTACTTGGTCAAAAGTCTTTCCACCTTCAGTCCTGCGCAAGATTGAAACTGAGTTGCAATTTTCTCAAGCAGTTAATACTCAATCATCAACCCTGAATCCTGTCAGGGCTTCTGAATCATCTCGACCAAGCCACGCCATACATGTTAATCCAAAATACTTGCGGCAGTTGGAGCGCTCAACTGTGGATAGT GCTAGTAAGACACATCAATTTTTATCAAGCAGTAGCAGCCTTGGAATATCCTCGTCGTCCCCTTCAAGAATTGGAGTTGATAGGCCTTTGTCTGCATCTATGGATGAATATGCAGTGGACAATTCTGCTGTCAGGTTAATTGAGAGAAACTCGCCTCATCCTGCTGTTGATTATGGAGTAGCCAAAGCATTAGGTAGAGATGTGGATTTGACTGAATGGCAGCAAAAGCAGTATCCTGGTGATGGTCGTAATCGATTTCCAACTTCTGTTACATACAGCCTTAGTAATGGACATCAGCGGCAAAGTCCAAGAGCTTTAATTGATGCATACGGCAGTGACAAAAGCCAAGAAACTTCAAGCAGTAAGCCTTTGTTAGTTGAACGTCTGGATAGAAATGGTATAGACAAAGTGTTGTCAACATCTTGGCAGAATACTGAAGAGGAGGAGTTTGACTGGGAAAATATGAGTCCAACCTTAACAGACCATAGTAGGAATAACAGTTTATTGCCTTCAACTTTTGGTTTCTCTAGGGAAAGGCCTGGTGTTGCAGCTAATGCAACTTTGTCGGAGCAAGATACTAGGAAGGGGTGGTCTAGTGGATCTCAGCTTCCTCCAGTAGATGATTCTTCTGCCATAGCAGAAGATGCATTTGCCTCTTCGACT TTTCGTCGCACACCCCCGGGTCAGGTACCTGGATcccaaaatcaaatcaatcataGCCTGGGCTCCTCTCAACCTCATGATGCTTGGAAGATTTCACATCATCCGTCTAACATTTTTAGTAATAGGGGGCGAGCAAGGAATCTTATGATCCCTCCTATGGACAACATTCGCAATACAGATAATAACCCGTATTGGGTTCGACCATCAATGTCGAGGATGGAAGCTCGGCCATCAGTTTTGCCAGCACCTTTTGAAATGAGGCCTTCTGTAAATGTGAATGTAACTAGACCGCCCATCATAAATCCAATAAATCCATTGCAAAAACATGTTAGGAGTCAGTTCAATGCAATAAATACTAGTAATCCTATTGCAAACCATGTAAATAAATCTTCATTTATGCCAAAACAGTCATTTGACAGTGTTGAGAACAAGGATGCAAGTATTTCAAAGATACATCAGTTGCCTAATCAGCTTCCTGGAGTAATTTCTTCAAACCAGCAAAATCATGGGCAGGCACCACAACTACAGTTTTTTCCATCTCAGGATCCATCAACCTCACAATTTTGTCATGGGAGTTCATTGCAGGGACATGGTGCTTCTATAAGTACAGCCATGTCAAATCCCTTACCAGTTATACCATTCCCTTTACCATTTCAAAGTATTGCAAATAACCCTTTACATTTACAGGGTGGAGCCCATCCATCTTTACCTCCAGGTCGCCCTCCTGCTCCATCTCAAATGATACCTCATCCAAATGTTGGTGCATATATGTCAAGCCAACAGCCAACTGTTGGATATACTAATTTAATTAGTTCTCTAATGTCGCAAGGTGTGATCTCATTGGCTAACCAGCTGCCTGCACAG gaTTCTGTTGGAACTGAGTTTAATCCAGATATTCTGAAGGTTCGTCATGAGTCTGCAGTCAATGCCTTATATGGTGATCTCCCTAGACAATGCACAACTTGTGGGCTGAGATTCAAATGCCAAGAGGAACACAGTAGTCATATGGATTGGCATGTGACTAAGAATCGGATGTCTAAAACCCGTAAGCAGAAACCCTCTCGGAAGTGGTTTGTTAGTGACAGGATGTGGCTCAGTGGTGCAGAGGCATTGGGAACAGAATCAGCTCCAGGTTTTTTGCCAACAGAAACCATAGAAGAAAGGAAAGATGATGAAGAGTTGGCAGTGCCTGCAGAAGAAGACCAGAATACATGTGCATTATGCGGAGAGCCTTTTGATGAGTTTTACAGTGATGAAATGGAGGAATGGATGTATCGAGGAGCAGTATACCTCAATGCACCTACGGGAACAACAGCAGGCATGGATAGGACTCAGTTAGGCCCCATAATTCATGCTAAATGCAGATCAGAATCTAATATGGCCACCTCTGAAGATCTTGGACCAGATGAAAAG gGTGCCGATGAAGAGGGTTCCCAAAGGAAACGAATGCGAAGTTGA